A single region of the Streptococcus sanguinis genome encodes:
- a CDS encoding DUF3272 domain-containing protein yields MNRRQFIVMAVFTALETYFFNESIMAGRYFMAAFWAVLVLRNLQISYVMGRIVDEIDKHLGPK; encoded by the coding sequence ATGAACAGACGACAATTTATTGTGATGGCTGTTTTTACGGCCTTAGAAACCTATTTTTTCAATGAATCTATCATGGCGGGGCGCTATTTTATGGCTGCTTTCTGGGCAGTTTTAGTGCTGCGCAATCTGCAGATTTCCTATGTCATGGGGCGGATTGTGGATGAAATCGATAAACATTTAGGACCGAAATAA
- a CDS encoding alpha/beta fold hydrolase, producing the protein MIERIYETPSGIIHYWTNDAVKSYQSALVFLPGLTADHRLFEKQIEYFKDTYRALVWDAPGQASSYPFRLDFTLFDLATWLDEIFIKERIENPIVIGQSMGGYVGQVYAQLFPEKLKGLVTIDSPSLQRKYYTAMELWLLKNMEAIYRIYPWKFLLKSGPKSVSTTDYGRKLMYDMMMVYDGDQERYARLAGYGYKIFSEAVEKKLSYEVKCPQLVICGKEDRAGSCIRYLKAYEKNTGKSVQWIDKAGHNSNTDQPDIVNRLIDEFLDNKIKEKLG; encoded by the coding sequence TTGATTGAAAGAATATATGAAACACCAAGTGGAATAATTCATTATTGGACAAATGATGCTGTTAAATCATACCAAAGTGCTCTTGTCTTTTTACCTGGGCTAACTGCTGATCATAGGTTATTTGAAAAACAAATAGAATATTTTAAAGATACATATAGAGCCTTGGTTTGGGACGCACCTGGACAAGCTTCATCTTATCCATTTCGTCTCGATTTTACTTTATTTGATTTAGCAACTTGGCTGGATGAAATATTTATCAAAGAGAGAATAGAAAATCCAATAGTAATTGGTCAGTCAATGGGAGGATATGTAGGACAGGTTTATGCTCAACTTTTTCCTGAGAAATTAAAAGGTCTTGTTACGATTGATTCACCATCCCTTCAAAGGAAGTATTATACAGCTATGGAATTGTGGCTCTTAAAAAATATGGAGGCAATTTATAGAATCTATCCATGGAAATTTCTTTTGAAATCAGGCCCTAAAAGCGTATCAACAACAGACTATGGAAGAAAACTGATGTATGATATGATGATGGTTTATGATGGCGATCAAGAAAGGTATGCTCGTCTTGCGGGATACGGATATAAGATATTTTCAGAAGCAGTAGAGAAGAAGCTTTCTTATGAAGTAAAATGTCCACAATTGGTTATATGTGGAAAAGAAGATCGTGCAGGGTCTTGTATACGATATTTGAAAGCCTATGAAAAAAATACTGGGAAGTCTGTTCAATGGATTGATAAGGCGGGACATAATTCTAATACCGACCAACCCGATATTGTAAATAGACTGATTGATGAATTTTTGGATAACAAAATTAAAGAAAAGCTTGGTTGA
- a CDS encoding DNA/RNA non-specific endonuclease encodes MKKFRFGTWLVLSAGSLLLLSQALPAENVAANQKNQIKVQLLNHSDETAIGTLELNGEYQLKLGKKDKYGRATAAHVQMQEQHKAKKKKETKVTYNPIGWHNYKFYYGNGDDRAWLMNRAHLIGFTFSGLNNEGKNLVPMTAWLNSGSFQGLDDNNPDSMIYYEHRLERWLEENPDYWLDYKVTPIYTDNELLPRKIELQYVGLDAEGNVVSIQLGGKETIDEDGMSHVLLDNVSPNAEIDYQTGTAVNTMIE; translated from the coding sequence ATGAAAAAGTTTAGGTTTGGCACTTGGCTTGTCCTGTCAGCCGGCTCTTTGTTGTTACTTTCACAGGCTCTTCCTGCAGAGAATGTTGCTGCGAATCAGAAGAACCAGATTAAGGTCCAGCTGCTTAACCATAGCGATGAAACAGCTATCGGCACTCTGGAGTTGAATGGAGAGTATCAGCTAAAGCTTGGGAAAAAGGACAAGTACGGTCGGGCTACTGCTGCTCATGTCCAAATGCAGGAGCAACACAAAGCCAAAAAGAAAAAGGAGACCAAGGTCACTTACAATCCCATCGGTTGGCACAATTACAAATTTTACTATGGAAATGGAGATGATCGGGCTTGGCTCATGAATCGCGCTCATCTGATTGGCTTCACTTTCAGCGGCCTCAATAATGAAGGGAAAAACCTCGTTCCGATGACAGCTTGGCTCAACTCTGGCAGTTTCCAAGGACTGGATGACAATAACCCAGATAGCATGATCTATTATGAACATCGCTTGGAACGCTGGCTAGAGGAAAATCCTGATTATTGGCTGGATTACAAGGTTACTCCGATTTATACGGACAATGAGCTTCTTCCTCGCAAGATTGAGCTCCAGTATGTCGGGCTTGACGCAGAAGGCAATGTTGTCAGCATTCAGCTAGGGGGCAAGGAGACCATAGATGAAGACGGAATGTCTCATGTCCTCTTGGACAATGTTTCTCCAAATGCAGAGATTGACTACCAAACAGGCACTGCTGTCAATACCATGATTGAGTAG
- a CDS encoding TfoX/Sxy family protein codes for MASSQEYLDFILRQLQGLGQEISFRKMMGEYLLYYRGRLFGGIYDNRLLLKPVQPALDFCENPVYETPYPGAKPMLHIKEVEDAAFLCNLIEAAYPALPAPKNKK; via the coding sequence ATGGCATCTAGTCAAGAATATTTGGATTTTATCCTGAGGCAGCTGCAGGGCTTAGGGCAAGAAATTAGCTTTCGCAAGATGATGGGAGAGTATTTGCTCTATTATCGGGGGCGCTTATTTGGCGGGATTTATGACAATCGCTTGCTGCTCAAGCCGGTCCAGCCAGCCCTGGATTTTTGTGAAAATCCGGTTTATGAGACCCCTTATCCAGGTGCAAAGCCAATGCTTCATATAAAAGAAGTAGAAGATGCAGCCTTTCTCTGTAATTTGATTGAAGCTGCTTACCCTGCATTACCAGCACCTAAAAATAAAAAATAG
- a CDS encoding AraC family transcriptional regulator, producing the protein MLVFSEYQTGTIDLSLSFYGYEECTPSYSFGPAIRDTYVLHYITKGKGQFHYKGKIVDLKAGDLFLLKPNELTFYQADKEEPWSYYWLGMTGGRVYDYFNHSQIAEDCYLLANQERKTDRIGKIVENLVYFAEQTKSNQLAQLHIMGQLYELIFHLGSVAYKPQANTLSASQQLYLACKQIIDTQYPNPNLSIQAMAIKLSVHRSYLTTIFKEEHQSSPKEYLEYVRMHRAKQLLKSTREPVQFIAYSVGFSDPLYFSKAFKKYFGFSPSSFREQS; encoded by the coding sequence ATGCTTGTTTTTTCAGAATACCAAACAGGAACAATTGATCTCTCACTTAGCTTCTACGGTTATGAAGAGTGCACACCTAGCTACTCTTTTGGACCAGCTATTAGAGATACCTACGTTCTTCACTACATTACCAAAGGGAAAGGTCAATTTCATTACAAAGGAAAAATTGTCGATTTAAAAGCTGGAGATCTCTTTCTGCTCAAGCCAAATGAACTTACCTTTTATCAGGCTGACAAAGAAGAACCTTGGTCTTACTACTGGCTGGGAATGACTGGAGGTAGGGTTTATGACTACTTCAATCACTCTCAGATTGCCGAAGACTGCTACCTACTTGCTAACCAGGAACGAAAAACAGATAGGATTGGGAAAATTGTTGAGAACTTGGTTTACTTCGCCGAGCAGACCAAATCTAACCAACTAGCTCAACTCCACATTATGGGCCAACTTTATGAACTCATCTTTCACTTGGGCAGCGTTGCCTATAAGCCCCAAGCAAATACCCTATCTGCAAGCCAGCAACTCTATCTAGCCTGCAAGCAGATAATTGACACTCAATATCCCAATCCTAACCTCAGCATTCAAGCTATGGCAATTAAGTTGTCCGTTCATCGCAGCTATTTAACAACCATTTTCAAGGAGGAGCACCAAAGCTCACCTAAAGAATATCTGGAATATGTCCGAATGCATCGAGCTAAACAACTCCTCAAAAGCACCCGTGAGCCTGTCCAATTTATCGCCTATTCTGTAGGTTTCTCAGATCCCCTTTACTTTTCAAAGGCTTTTAAAAAATATTTTGGCTTTTCACCCAGTTCCTTTCGAGAACAAAGTTAA
- the dnaX gene encoding DNA polymerase III subunit gamma/tau produces MYQALYRKYRSQTFGQLVGQQVVATTLRQAVEQGKISHAYLFSGPRGTGKTSVAKIFAKAMNCPNQKDGEPCNDCYICQAITEGSLEDVIEIDAASNNGVDEIRDIRDKSTYAPSLAKHKVYIIDEVHMLSTGAFNALLKTLEEPTENVVFILATTELHKIPATILSRVQRFEFKSIKTQDIIGHIEWILEQEGIDFEQEGVQIIARRAEGGMRDALSILDQALSLTQENRLTTDIAEEITGSISLGALDAYVAALIAHDAVAALDNLNLIFDSGKNMARFVTDLLQYLRDLIIVKTGGENHHASELFLENLKTPQDTLFAMIDMATKSLADIKNSLQPKIYTEMMTIRLAETSNHPAAAAIPDNLADELKGLRQEIDSLKQQLANGNGKPAAAVKTSDIRPQKSKGYRADRNKVNAILEEAVENPSLARSNLTKLQNAWGEIIESLAGADKALLAGSQPVAANESHAILAFESNFNAEQTMKRDNLNTMFGNILSNAAGFSPEILAISLEEWTKIRADFSARSRNGKAEAEEKEEESLIPEGFDFLAEKITIQED; encoded by the coding sequence ATGTATCAAGCTTTATATCGAAAGTACCGCAGTCAGACCTTTGGTCAGCTGGTGGGGCAGCAAGTAGTAGCTACCACTCTGCGTCAGGCTGTGGAGCAAGGAAAAATCAGCCATGCCTATCTCTTTTCTGGTCCACGTGGAACAGGGAAAACTAGTGTTGCTAAGATTTTTGCCAAGGCTATGAATTGTCCGAATCAAAAGGACGGTGAGCCCTGTAATGACTGCTATATCTGCCAGGCTATTACTGAGGGGAGCCTTGAAGATGTCATCGAAATCGACGCTGCTTCTAATAATGGAGTAGATGAGATTCGTGACATTAGGGACAAGTCAACCTATGCGCCTAGTCTGGCCAAGCACAAGGTCTATATCATTGACGAGGTGCATATGCTCTCGACTGGAGCTTTTAACGCCTTGCTCAAGACCTTGGAAGAGCCAACGGAAAATGTGGTCTTTATCCTAGCGACGACAGAGTTGCATAAGATTCCAGCGACCATTCTTTCCCGTGTCCAGCGTTTTGAGTTTAAGTCTATCAAGACGCAGGACATTATTGGTCATATTGAGTGGATTTTAGAGCAGGAAGGTATTGATTTTGAGCAAGAAGGTGTGCAGATTATTGCTCGTCGAGCTGAGGGCGGTATGCGGGATGCCCTATCTATCCTTGATCAGGCTCTTAGCTTAACTCAGGAAAATCGTTTGACTACAGACATTGCTGAAGAAATCACTGGCTCTATCAGCTTGGGAGCCTTGGATGCCTATGTAGCAGCCTTGATTGCTCATGATGCTGTTGCAGCCTTGGATAATCTCAATCTGATTTTTGATAGCGGCAAAAATATGGCTCGTTTTGTGACGGACCTCCTGCAATATCTGCGTGACTTGATTATTGTCAAAACTGGCGGGGAAAATCATCATGCCAGCGAGCTCTTTCTGGAAAATCTCAAGACACCGCAGGACACTCTCTTTGCCATGATAGATATGGCGACTAAGAGTTTGGCAGACATCAAGAATAGCCTACAGCCTAAGATTTATACAGAAATGATGACCATTCGACTGGCAGAGACCAGCAACCATCCTGCAGCGGCAGCGATTCCGGATAATCTAGCTGATGAGCTCAAGGGCCTGAGGCAAGAGATTGATAGTCTTAAACAGCAGCTGGCTAATGGCAATGGGAAACCTGCAGCAGCTGTCAAAACTTCGGATATTCGGCCGCAGAAGTCTAAGGGATATCGAGCAGACCGCAATAAGGTCAATGCCATCCTAGAAGAGGCTGTTGAGAATCCTAGTCTGGCTCGCAGCAATCTGACTAAGCTGCAGAATGCTTGGGGTGAGATTATCGAAAGTCTGGCTGGAGCTGATAAGGCCTTGCTGGCAGGATCGCAGCCGGTAGCGGCCAATGAAAGTCATGCTATCTTAGCTTTTGAGTCTAATTTCAACGCTGAGCAGACCATGAAGCGGGACAATCTCAATACCATGTTTGGTAATATCCTCAGCAATGCAGCAGGCTTTTCACCAGAGATTTTGGCTATTTCCTTGGAAGAGTGGACCAAGATTCGGGCGGACTTTTCAGCTCGCAGCCGCAATGGCAAGGCGGAGGCTGAAGAGAAGGAAGAGGAAAGCCTGATTCCAGAGGGATTTGACTTTTTAGCAGAAAAAATTACCATTCAAGAGGACTAA
- a CDS encoding Type 1 glutamine amidotransferase-like domain-containing protein: MKQLFLCSYFAGVKNLFRQYASEKQLGKHVLFIPTAGNVEEYRGYIDEALQTFADLGFQVEILDISACDRETAQAKIFQSKLLYVSGGNTFYLLQELKKKQLLSLIKEQIADGMVYVGESAGAIITAKDIDYNKLMDDKGVAAELHDTGALNEVDFYVLPHVGEEPFVESAQDTLDTYSDQLNLLPLNNRQAVLVEGEEVKVLEEDK; encoded by the coding sequence ATGAAACAATTATTTTTATGTTCATATTTTGCGGGAGTCAAGAACTTGTTCAGACAATATGCATCTGAAAAGCAATTGGGCAAACATGTGCTTTTTATTCCGACGGCTGGAAATGTAGAAGAGTACAGAGGTTATATTGACGAAGCCCTGCAGACATTTGCAGATTTGGGATTTCAAGTAGAAATTTTAGATATTTCAGCTTGTGATAGAGAGACAGCTCAGGCCAAAATTTTCCAAAGCAAACTCCTCTATGTCTCTGGCGGCAATACTTTTTACCTTCTGCAAGAACTAAAGAAAAAGCAGCTTCTGTCCTTGATAAAAGAACAGATTGCGGATGGCATGGTTTATGTGGGCGAATCTGCTGGTGCTATCATCACAGCCAAGGACATTGATTACAATAAGCTCATGGACGATAAAGGAGTTGCAGCAGAACTGCACGATACAGGGGCACTAAACGAGGTGGATTTTTATGTTCTTCCTCATGTTGGCGAAGAACCTTTTGTTGAAAGTGCCCAGGACACTCTGGATACATATAGCGACCAGCTGAATCTGCTTCCCCTCAATAATCGCCAAGCTGTGCTTGTGGAGGGTGAAGAAGTGAAGGTTTTGGAGGAGGATAAGTAA
- the birA gene encoding bifunctional biotin--[acetyl-CoA-carboxylase] ligase/biotin operon repressor BirA yields MKTYEKIFDILSQTDDYVNGEKIAQELGISRTSIWKAIQKLEKKGIQIESVKNRGYRLTAGDLLIPDWIEAHSPVQISFNPDCQSTQMDAKAGMEAGRPADTLYLAAAQSAGRGRFGRAFFCPSQGGFYMSLHLKPNLPFDQLPSYTILTAGAIYKAVKNLTLIEVDIKWVNDIYYRNKKISGILTEATTSIETGLVTDVIIGVGFNFFIKEFPAEIKEKAGSLFEEKPAISRNELIAEIWKCFYESDPEELIYLYKQRSLVLGRQVTFSQKGVDYQGLAKDISDSGQLLVQLTDGQEIWLNSGEVSLTSW; encoded by the coding sequence ATGAAAACCTACGAAAAAATCTTTGACATCCTCAGCCAGACTGACGACTATGTCAACGGCGAAAAAATAGCCCAAGAATTGGGCATTTCGCGAACTTCTATTTGGAAAGCCATTCAAAAACTGGAGAAAAAAGGCATCCAAATCGAGTCAGTCAAAAACCGAGGCTATCGATTGACAGCGGGTGACTTACTGATTCCTGATTGGATTGAAGCGCACTCACCTGTTCAGATCTCCTTTAATCCTGACTGCCAGTCCACTCAGATGGACGCCAAAGCTGGCATGGAGGCCGGACGCCCTGCCGACACTCTCTATCTAGCCGCTGCCCAATCTGCTGGCCGTGGCCGTTTCGGTCGTGCCTTCTTCTGCCCCAGCCAGGGCGGCTTCTATATGTCTCTCCATCTCAAGCCCAACCTTCCCTTCGACCAGCTCCCCTCCTATACAATCTTGACCGCAGGAGCTATCTACAAGGCAGTAAAAAATCTAACCCTTATAGAGGTTGATATCAAGTGGGTCAATGACATTTACTATCGAAACAAGAAAATTTCCGGCATCCTGACCGAGGCCACAACTTCTATCGAGACAGGTCTCGTCACTGATGTTATCATTGGTGTTGGCTTTAATTTTTTCATTAAAGAATTTCCAGCTGAGATTAAAGAAAAAGCTGGCTCCCTCTTTGAAGAGAAACCAGCCATTAGTCGCAATGAGCTCATTGCCGAGATTTGGAAATGCTTCTACGAAAGTGACCCAGAAGAGCTCATCTATCTCTACAAGCAGCGCTCCTTGGTGCTAGGACGACAAGTGACCTTTAGTCAAAAAGGCGTAGACTACCAAGGTTTGGCCAAGGATATCTCAGACAGCGGGCAACTTTTAGTCCAGCTGACAGATGGTCAGGAAATATGGCTCAATAGCGGCGAAGTCTCGTTGACCAGTTGGTAA
- a CDS encoding GAF domain-containing protein, translated as MNTKEKISNYQLLLAQLEALLEGETNALVNLSNASALLNQALPNSVFAGFYLFDGKELILGPFQGGVSCVHITLGKGVCGESAEKKETIIVDDVTQHANYISCDSRAKSEIVVPMVKDGRLLGVLDLDSALTGDYDKVDQEYLEKFVQILLEKTTWNFEMFGEKA; from the coding sequence ATGAACACAAAAGAAAAAATTTCAAATTATCAACTTTTATTGGCACAGCTGGAAGCTTTGTTGGAGGGTGAGACCAATGCTTTGGTCAATCTTTCCAATGCTAGCGCCCTGCTCAATCAAGCTCTTCCTAATTCTGTTTTTGCAGGTTTCTATCTTTTTGATGGGAAAGAGCTGATTTTGGGGCCTTTTCAGGGAGGTGTTTCCTGTGTCCATATTACCTTAGGTAAGGGTGTATGTGGGGAATCTGCTGAGAAAAAAGAGACGATTATCGTAGATGATGTGACCCAGCATGCCAATTATATCTCTTGTGATAGCCGGGCTAAGAGCGAAATTGTGGTTCCCATGGTAAAAGACGGTCGACTTCTGGGAGTACTGGATTTGGACTCAGCCTTGACGGGTGATTATGATAAGGTAGATCAGGAATATCTGGAAAAGTTTGTTCAGATTTTGCTTGAAAAAACGACTTGGAATTTTGAAATGTTTGGAGAAAAAGCCTAA
- a CDS encoding SatD family protein: MLYIALIGDLIESKQLKNRKQAQKDLQDMMAVLNQDYRDYLVSPFTVTTGDEFQALLRPNPEIMQLLDQIALGFPHPIRFGLGLGEIVTDINREQSIGADGPAYWRARAAIEAIHEKNDYGSSRIAVSLGDEELSQAVNTVLAATSFIQSKWNTSQREVLERMLMEYIYDENFSHGEIADLLQISPSALSKRLKSSGLKIYLRNRRLAMKMILQAAKEAEE; encoded by the coding sequence ATGCTTTATATTGCTCTTATTGGAGATTTAATAGAATCCAAACAGCTGAAAAATCGCAAGCAGGCGCAGAAGGACCTGCAGGACATGATGGCGGTGCTAAATCAGGATTATCGGGATTATCTGGTGTCACCTTTCACGGTGACGACTGGAGATGAGTTTCAGGCTTTGCTGCGGCCTAATCCAGAGATTATGCAGCTCCTTGATCAGATTGCCTTGGGCTTTCCTCACCCAATTCGCTTCGGGCTTGGCCTGGGGGAGATTGTGACGGATATCAATCGGGAGCAGAGTATTGGTGCCGACGGTCCGGCCTACTGGAGGGCACGCGCAGCCATTGAGGCTATTCACGAGAAGAACGACTACGGCAGCAGCCGTATAGCTGTATCCTTGGGAGATGAAGAGCTCAGTCAGGCGGTCAATACGGTGCTGGCAGCTACTTCATTTATCCAGAGCAAGTGGAATACCAGTCAGAGAGAGGTTCTGGAGCGGATGCTCATGGAATATATCTATGACGAGAATTTTTCTCATGGAGAAATAGCAGATCTGTTACAGATTAGTCCCAGTGCGCTTAGTAAGCGGCTCAAGTCGTCTGGACTGAAGATCTATCTGAGAAATCGCCGTTTAGCTATGAAAATGATTCTACAGGCAGCAAAGGAGGCTGAAGAATGA
- a CDS encoding DUF3307 domain-containing protein → MTNFMGFSEFLVQNPILVLTLLAHVLADFQLQSQKMADLKSRRMNFLILHLGIVLLPLLLLGLILPNYLLYFALVWLSHALIDFLKNRLNSSIVRHHAQKFAFILDQVLHLISIFALYFLLGQQKISAPNWLSERYLMLQALFFFALTGKPVNILFKLFFSKYQAGEDSGETIAGAGAMIGVLERLIMGLSLIFGQFTAIGLVFTAKSIARYNKISESQSFAEYYLIGSLFSMIAVLLVYGCLYW, encoded by the coding sequence ATGACAAATTTTATGGGATTTTCAGAATTTCTCGTGCAGAATCCGATTCTTGTATTGACTTTGCTGGCTCATGTACTAGCTGATTTTCAGCTTCAAAGTCAGAAAATGGCTGACCTTAAAAGCCGGCGGATGAATTTCTTAATTCTTCATTTGGGAATTGTTCTCTTGCCCTTGTTGCTCTTGGGGCTCATCTTACCTAATTATCTGCTATATTTCGCCTTGGTCTGGCTCAGCCATGCGCTTATTGACTTCTTGAAGAATAGGCTGAATTCATCGATTGTCCGCCATCATGCTCAAAAGTTTGCCTTTATACTGGATCAGGTCTTGCATCTGATTAGCATTTTTGCTCTTTATTTTCTCTTAGGGCAGCAGAAAATTTCAGCTCCTAATTGGCTGTCTGAGCGCTACCTCATGCTACAGGCTCTCTTTTTCTTCGCCCTTACTGGTAAGCCGGTTAATATCCTCTTTAAACTCTTCTTCAGCAAGTATCAGGCAGGAGAAGACAGTGGGGAGACTATTGCGGGGGCTGGTGCCATGATTGGGGTATTAGAGCGCTTGATTATGGGACTTTCTCTTATTTTCGGGCAGTTTACTGCAATTGGGTTAGTTTTTACGGCTAAGTCTATCGCCCGCTATAATAAGATTTCAGAAAGCCAGTCCTTTGCTGAATACTACCTGATTGGCTCGCTTTTCAGTATGATTGCAGTCTTGCTGGTTTACGGCTGTCTGTATTGGTAA
- a CDS encoding LacI family DNA-binding transcriptional regulator, translating to MATIKDIAQTAGVSPATVSRVLNYDKSMSVSDETRKKIFDIAEQLNYKKSNRQKKTASQTHRIAIVEWYTELEELDDLYYYSIRLGIEKKAQELGYDIVRIFNNDSLSQLEQIDGVIAIGKFSSKQVKELEQYSPALIFVDSDTIDQGHSCVTTDFEHAVTHVLDHFLEQGIREIGMIAGREETADGTTSLDDPRLACFCRYLSDKGLYQPTYVKTGKFSSESGYQLMKDMIDEQKEQMPKAFFIASDALAVGAIRALQEVGIAVPQDVQIISFNDTSIAKYVYPPLSTVTVFTEEMGKQALQMLDQMIKTDESPIPYMIKLSTKLTLRESSH from the coding sequence ATGGCTACTATCAAAGATATCGCCCAGACTGCTGGTGTTTCTCCCGCAACTGTTTCGCGGGTTTTGAACTATGACAAGTCCATGTCTGTCAGCGATGAGACGCGCAAAAAGATTTTCGATATCGCTGAACAGCTCAACTACAAAAAAAGCAACAGGCAGAAAAAGACTGCATCTCAAACCCATCGCATCGCTATCGTTGAATGGTACACAGAGCTGGAAGAGCTGGATGATCTTTACTACTACTCCATCCGCTTAGGCATCGAAAAGAAAGCCCAGGAACTGGGCTATGATATCGTGCGTATTTTCAACAACGACTCTCTGAGCCAGCTAGAACAGATTGACGGCGTCATTGCCATCGGAAAATTCAGCAGCAAGCAAGTCAAGGAGCTGGAGCAATACAGTCCTGCCCTGATTTTCGTGGATAGCGATACGATCGACCAAGGCCACAGCTGTGTGACAACGGACTTTGAGCATGCCGTTACTCATGTTCTCGACCATTTTCTTGAGCAGGGCATTCGAGAAATCGGGATGATTGCTGGACGTGAAGAGACCGCAGACGGAACGACAAGTCTTGACGATCCGCGCTTGGCCTGCTTCTGCCGTTACCTTAGTGACAAAGGTCTTTATCAGCCGACTTATGTCAAGACAGGCAAGTTCTCCTCAGAGTCGGGCTACCAGCTGATGAAAGACATGATTGACGAACAAAAAGAACAGATGCCCAAAGCATTTTTCATAGCCAGCGATGCTCTGGCTGTCGGTGCCATCCGTGCTCTTCAGGAAGTGGGAATAGCTGTTCCCCAAGATGTCCAGATTATTTCCTTTAATGATACATCCATTGCCAAATACGTCTATCCGCCTCTCAGTACTGTGACAGTCTTTACAGAGGAAATGGGCAAGCAAGCTCTGCAGATGCTGGACCAGATGATTAAAACTGACGAAAGCCCCATCCCTTACATGATTAAGCTCTCAACCAAGCTGACACTAAGAGAAAGCAGCCATTAA